The Sedimentisphaera salicampi genome includes a region encoding these proteins:
- a CDS encoding phosphoribosylaminoimidazolesuccinocarboxamide synthase gives MSKTILQTSIPGAKVHRGKVRDIYDAGNKLIIAATDRISAFDVVMKNGIPGKGTVLTQISKFWFDFFEDDIESHFITDDVSNYPEPFNEHPDQLEGRSMLVRKTEVLPIECIIRGYITGSGWKDYQKSGKVCGHRLPEGLKECQKLPEPLYTPSTKAEYGKHDENISVEKSAEIIGKEAAEYVSRKSIEIFEKAGRYAADKGIILADTKFEWGRYEGDIILIDEVLTPDSSRFWPGDDYEPGRPQKSFDKQFVRDYLESVDFDKSGEGIELPEDIVSKTSEKYIECFEKLTGKTFSF, from the coding sequence ATGTCAAAAACTATACTTCAAACATCCATTCCCGGTGCCAAGGTGCATCGCGGCAAGGTTCGTGATATCTACGATGCCGGCAATAAACTTATTATCGCAGCGACAGACAGAATCAGCGCATTTGATGTTGTGATGAAAAACGGCATTCCAGGCAAGGGAACAGTTCTCACGCAGATATCCAAATTCTGGTTTGATTTCTTTGAAGACGATATAGAAAGCCATTTCATAACCGATGATGTGAGCAATTATCCCGAGCCCTTCAACGAACACCCCGACCAGCTTGAAGGCAGGAGTATGCTTGTTCGCAAAACAGAAGTTCTCCCGATAGAGTGCATCATCAGAGGCTATATCACCGGCTCAGGCTGGAAGGATTATCAGAAAAGCGGTAAGGTGTGCGGGCACAGGCTCCCCGAAGGGCTTAAAGAATGCCAGAAGCTGCCCGAACCGCTCTATACCCCATCAACCAAAGCCGAATACGGCAAGCACGACGAAAATATCTCCGTTGAGAAAAGCGCGGAGATAATCGGAAAGGAAGCTGCTGAATACGTAAGCAGAAAGAGCATTGAAATCTTCGAGAAAGCCGGCAGATACGCCGCAGACAAGGGGATTATACTTGCCGATACAAAATTCGAATGGGGCAGATACGAAGGGGATATTATCCTCATAGACGAAGTGCTCACGCCTGATTCCTCAAGGTTCTGGCCGGGAGACGATTACGAGCCCGGAAGACCTCAGAAAAGCTTTGATAAGCAATTCGTGAGAGACTATCTCGAGAGCGTCGATTTTGATAAATCCGGCGAAGGTATAGAACTGCCGGAGGATATTGTAAGCAAAACCAGCGAGAAATATATAGAATGCTTCGAAAAGCTTACAGGAAAAACTTTTTCTTTCTAA
- a CDS encoding heparinase II/III domain-containing protein encodes MSALRLAAAAVLICSFAQAGAVDDFSISEKIKKSHPRITWTKQRQERLNKLRGKSKELSAMYHGALRQAENMLDLRPVEEKKIGRRLLSKSRETIERVLYPALCYRITGQKRFLKSAEAAMLNAAGFKSWNPSHFLDVGEMSCALGFGLDWLYNDLPEDSRKIIADAIIEKGLKPSLKGKHWWARANMNWNQVCNGGLTIGALAVYERAPEIAGEVIKRAVKNIPPSMEVYEPNGSYPEGPGYWKYGTSYNVIFLDALQTALGTDFGLSEMEGFSKTGEFYSFATGLSGRYFNYSDGGSGRNFTPAAFWLAGRYDKPSWTDHEIDEISHFAKGDFSGTPHGRFFPLSLLWAEEDMLKNHSNTSENEYFSKGINPIAIFRTKHFYLGLKGGTPSANHAHMDAGSFVLDTEGVRWAADLGSQSYHGLEKRGIKLWQGSQNGQRWTIFRLNNYSHNTLVVDGKLQRVKGFASVGKPSPNSRLAAQTDLSEIYEGQLESAIRKAELVGRNAVIKDSLSAGDKDRTVRWAFMTKADIEISGSSAILKRKGQELKFKAISDSFVPKLEIYSAKGPREYDAENKGAKMLGFKFELKSGEKAQLKAVFTKN; translated from the coding sequence ATGTCTGCATTACGTTTGGCAGCGGCGGCTGTTTTGATTTGCTCTTTTGCTCAGGCGGGGGCGGTTGATGATTTCTCTATAAGCGAAAAGATCAAAAAAAGCCACCCCAGAATAACTTGGACAAAACAGAGACAGGAGCGTTTGAATAAGCTCAGGGGGAAGAGTAAAGAGCTTTCAGCAATGTATCATGGGGCGCTCAGGCAGGCGGAAAATATGCTTGATTTAAGGCCTGTGGAGGAAAAGAAAATCGGGCGAAGGCTGCTCAGCAAATCCCGAGAGACAATCGAGCGTGTGCTCTATCCTGCCCTGTGCTACCGTATTACTGGCCAGAAGCGCTTCCTCAAAAGTGCAGAAGCCGCAATGCTCAACGCCGCCGGCTTTAAGAGCTGGAATCCTTCACATTTTCTCGATGTAGGCGAGATGAGCTGCGCACTGGGATTCGGCTTAGACTGGCTCTATAACGACCTGCCCGAAGATAGCCGAAAGATAATAGCAGATGCGATTATTGAAAAAGGCCTTAAGCCCTCGCTGAAAGGAAAGCACTGGTGGGCAAGGGCAAATATGAACTGGAATCAGGTTTGCAACGGCGGGCTCACAATCGGGGCGCTTGCTGTTTATGAAAGGGCTCCTGAGATTGCGGGAGAGGTTATCAAAAGAGCGGTTAAAAATATCCCGCCTTCAATGGAGGTTTACGAGCCCAACGGCTCCTATCCCGAAGGCCCGGGCTACTGGAAATACGGCACGTCTTACAATGTTATTTTCCTCGATGCCCTCCAAACCGCCCTCGGCACCGATTTCGGGCTCTCGGAGATGGAAGGCTTCAGCAAAACCGGCGAATTCTACAGCTTTGCCACCGGACTGAGCGGGAGATACTTCAATTATTCCGACGGCGGCAGCGGCAGAAACTTTACACCCGCAGCGTTCTGGCTTGCCGGCAGATACGATAAACCCTCTTGGACAGACCACGAGATCGATGAAATTTCCCATTTCGCCAAAGGCGATTTCTCAGGTACGCCGCACGGAAGATTTTTCCCTCTCAGCCTGCTGTGGGCAGAAGAAGATATGCTCAAAAACCACAGTAATACATCCGAAAATGAATATTTCAGCAAAGGGATCAACCCAATTGCCATATTTCGTACAAAGCATTTCTATCTCGGCCTCAAGGGCGGAACCCCATCAGCCAACCACGCCCATATGGATGCCGGCTCGTTTGTGCTCGATACTGAAGGCGTAAGATGGGCTGCTGACCTTGGCTCCCAAAGCTACCACGGCCTCGAGAAAAGAGGAATAAAGCTTTGGCAGGGCTCGCAAAACGGTCAGAGATGGACAATTTTCCGCCTCAACAACTACTCACACAACACCCTCGTGGTTGACGGGAAGCTCCAGCGGGTGAAAGGCTTTGCTTCAGTTGGCAAGCCCTCGCCAAACAGCAGGCTTGCAGCACAAACCGACCTCAGCGAGATATATGAAGGCCAGCTTGAATCTGCGATTCGAAAAGCAGAGCTTGTTGGCAGAAATGCAGTAATAAAAGACAGCCTCTCTGCAGGCGATAAAGACCGCACTGTTCGCTGGGCGTTTATGACAAAGGCAGATATTGAAATCTCAGGCAGCTCGGCCATTCTCAAACGCAAAGGCCAGGAACTGAAATTCAAGGCGATCTCGGATTCATTCGTTCCCAAGCTTGAGATTTACTCGGCCAAGGGGCCAAGAGAATACGACGCAGAAAACAAAGGGGCAAAAATGCTTGGATTTAAATTTGAGCTCAAAAGCGGCGAAAAAGCTCAGCTCAAGGCAGTTTTTACGAAAAACTAA
- a CDS encoding glycosyltransferase family 39 protein: protein MRALQNKSKPIWRDIVLLTVSAGLLRFFMLGQESFWIDEMATFHRVSMSWEDMFARLLELKYHPPLHYCLAKLWCGIAGYSEFSLRFISALSGMLAVSFFYLTALKLAGRKAALFAGWMFAVSAYHIQWAQEARFYSLMGLLTCVSMYFFVRLIEKRNLASLLGLSLSSALLLYNHYYGIFVIAAQNLAALTQIIIETRRSGRLKRKDLFGWISSQLFAAALFIPWFAVLLQGLSKYGGGTGVLERPGIIHLLAAPYFFAGESLVLAAVFAGLFMLYLWAVYKAAGSMKAFAPELLKDHIAIWWLIGTVILPYVFSLIAAPVYSGRYILAGSFAFFILAGKALSRLEGKRLLFAGAALFIVMSGVLADYYIGPFNENWKAAAGEISAQASPSETVIIHPAFCRKAFNYYYAGEAEVEGFPLLDQKIEGKGPAVTPENAPLIHRQSEGSDGVWLVYCHSYDPNYLLVEKLKKDFRLEEKIELHKIEIFRFEKSLNVPTD, encoded by the coding sequence ATGAGGGCTCTGCAAAACAAATCAAAGCCCATCTGGCGGGATATTGTTCTCTTAACAGTCTCAGCGGGGCTTCTTCGCTTCTTTATGCTCGGGCAGGAGAGCTTCTGGATAGATGAAATGGCCACATTCCACCGCGTTTCGATGTCTTGGGAGGATATGTTTGCCCGCCTGCTTGAGCTCAAATACCACCCGCCCCTTCACTACTGCCTCGCAAAGCTCTGGTGCGGGATAGCGGGATATTCGGAATTCTCGCTGAGATTCATATCCGCCCTTTCAGGGATGCTCGCTGTTTCATTTTTCTACCTCACCGCACTGAAGCTTGCCGGCAGAAAGGCAGCGTTATTCGCTGGGTGGATGTTTGCAGTCTCTGCATACCATATCCAATGGGCGCAGGAGGCAAGATTCTATTCGCTTATGGGGCTTCTAACCTGCGTTTCGATGTACTTTTTCGTTCGGCTTATTGAAAAGAGAAACCTCGCCTCGCTTCTGGGACTATCGCTTTCCTCCGCCCTGCTTTTATACAATCACTACTACGGCATCTTCGTTATAGCTGCGCAGAACCTTGCAGCCCTCACGCAGATCATAATCGAAACACGCAGATCGGGGCGCTTGAAAAGAAAAGATCTTTTCGGCTGGATATCAAGCCAGCTTTTTGCCGCTGCCTTGTTTATCCCGTGGTTTGCAGTATTGCTTCAGGGGCTAAGCAAATACGGAGGCGGGACAGGGGTTTTAGAAAGGCCCGGGATAATCCATCTGCTTGCAGCGCCCTATTTCTTTGCGGGAGAAAGCCTCGTGCTTGCGGCTGTTTTTGCAGGGCTTTTTATGCTGTACCTCTGGGCGGTTTACAAAGCCGCCGGCAGTATGAAAGCTTTCGCCCCTGAGCTGCTCAAAGACCATATTGCCATTTGGTGGCTGATTGGGACGGTGATTTTGCCTTACGTTTTCTCTCTCATTGCTGCGCCCGTATATTCAGGACGCTATATACTTGCAGGTTCGTTTGCGTTTTTCATCCTTGCGGGCAAGGCCCTAAGCCGGCTTGAAGGGAAACGGCTGCTTTTCGCTGGCGCTGCTCTCTTTATTGTGATGAGCGGTGTTTTGGCTGATTACTACATCGGCCCGTTCAATGAAAACTGGAAGGCAGCAGCCGGAGAAATCTCAGCACAGGCAAGTCCTTCAGAGACAGTTATAATCCATCCGGCCTTCTGCAGAAAGGCCTTCAACTACTACTATGCCGGCGAGGCTGAGGTGGAAGGATTCCCGCTTCTCGATCAGAAAATTGAGGGCAAAGGCCCCGCTGTAACCCCTGAGAACGCCCCGCTTATTCATCGCCAATCAGAGGGCAGCGATGGGGTTTGGCTGGTTTACTGCCACAGCTACGATCCAAATTATCTGCTCGTTGAAAAGCTCAAAAAGGACTTCAGACTCGAAGAAAAGATTGAACTGCATAAGATTGAGATCTTCCGCTTTGAAAAATCGCTGAACGTGCCGACGGATTGA
- a CDS encoding N-acetylmuramoyl-L-alanine amidase family protein, whose amino-acid sequence MAAKRILSGLVFLLAGAFLAGCSAPSAQAPVVTGRDSRLERIQNRTPDYTYQEPRTSRYGGDSIKGKTFIIDAGHGGKDPGALGKALSRLDEKQINLDTAKKVAYYLKQKGARVVMSRDDDTFIELNSRAALAERHNADALISIHADWCGTPSVSGASFFIARSAVGQSKRLASALEDEFRDRGLPVRGVRRADFRVLVKHSKPSTLIELGFMSNPAEAKKLSSSSYRTKLAKAIAAGIERAY is encoded by the coding sequence GTGGCTGCTAAACGGATTTTAAGCGGGCTTGTATTCCTGCTGGCAGGGGCATTTCTTGCAGGCTGCAGCGCTCCGAGCGCTCAGGCTCCTGTGGTAACAGGGAGAGACTCGCGGCTTGAAAGGATTCAAAACAGAACTCCAGACTACACTTACCAAGAGCCCCGAACATCTCGTTACGGCGGGGATTCTATCAAGGGCAAAACCTTCATAATTGATGCCGGACACGGGGGCAAAGACCCCGGCGCCCTCGGCAAGGCGCTTTCAAGGCTGGATGAGAAACAGATCAACTTAGATACAGCTAAGAAAGTGGCATACTATCTCAAACAGAAAGGGGCGAGGGTTGTTATGAGCCGCGATGACGACACCTTCATAGAGCTCAATTCCCGAGCCGCCCTTGCAGAGCGGCACAACGCAGACGCCCTTATCTCCATACACGCAGACTGGTGCGGAACGCCAAGCGTTTCGGGAGCATCTTTCTTCATAGCCCGCTCGGCTGTTGGGCAGAGCAAAAGGCTCGCATCAGCTTTAGAGGACGAATTCAGAGACAGAGGCCTTCCCGTACGCGGTGTTAGGCGGGCGGATTTCCGCGTGCTCGTGAAACACAGCAAACCCTCCACGCTCATTGAGCTTGGATTTATGTCTAACCCGGCCGAGGCCAAAAAACTCAGCAGCAGTTCATACAGAACCAAACTGGCAAAAGCCATAGCTGCCGGCATTGAGCGGGCATACTGA
- a CDS encoding arylsulfatase → MKRRDFVKLAGSAFGAAFCSTVSGQTFFANSKMKVSKSDRPNIILILADDMGFADIGCYGSEVQTPNLDKLAAQGIRFTQFYNSARCCPTRASLLTGLHPHQAGIGWMTDKWAENQRENLNSPAYTDGLNKECITIAEGLKRGGYHTMMSGKWHVGEDRDRGHWPFQRGFDKSFSLIVGASSYFRMNPNVTVLNDKKIDANHDDFYITDEFTKYANKFIEEAAEEKQEPFFMYLAYTSPHWPLHARPEDIEKYRGKYKAAGGWPGVRAERFERMKKMGIIDPSWDISEPDQGVLDWSSVDQDEMDLRMAVYAAQIDSMDQNIGKLVEKLEELDIRDNTLIMFLADNGACAEHYNKKEGKIGSADSMTAYWQSWANVSNVPFRRYKHWAHEGGIATPLIANWPAQIKKHGMITPEPGHITDIMATCLDLADTAYPETYDGHQITPLEGKSLAPIFTKGTRPGHDYICVEHEGHRCCRKGKWKLVAVANEPWELYDMEADRTETNDLASEHPDKVAELEADYNTWAAKCNVRPPSYW, encoded by the coding sequence ATGAAAAGAAGAGATTTTGTTAAATTAGCCGGCTCCGCATTCGGCGCAGCCTTCTGCTCAACAGTGAGCGGGCAAACCTTTTTTGCCAACAGCAAGATGAAGGTAAGCAAATCCGACCGCCCAAACATCATCCTGATTCTTGCAGATGACATGGGTTTTGCGGATATAGGCTGCTACGGCTCTGAGGTTCAAACCCCCAACCTCGACAAGCTCGCAGCTCAGGGAATCCGTTTCACACAGTTCTACAACAGCGCCCGCTGCTGCCCCACAAGGGCGTCTCTTCTCACAGGTCTGCACCCCCATCAGGCGGGCATTGGCTGGATGACAGACAAGTGGGCGGAAAATCAGCGTGAAAATCTCAACAGCCCCGCCTACACAGACGGGCTCAACAAGGAATGCATCACAATCGCTGAGGGGCTCAAACGAGGCGGCTATCATACGATGATGTCCGGCAAATGGCACGTTGGCGAGGACAGAGACAGAGGGCACTGGCCTTTTCAGCGAGGCTTTGATAAATCCTTCTCGCTGATCGTGGGGGCGAGCAGCTATTTCAGGATGAATCCAAATGTAACCGTTTTGAACGACAAAAAGATCGATGCAAATCACGACGACTTCTACATAACAGACGAATTCACAAAGTATGCAAATAAGTTCATCGAAGAGGCGGCCGAAGAGAAGCAGGAGCCGTTCTTTATGTACCTTGCCTACACCTCCCCGCACTGGCCTCTGCACGCAAGACCGGAGGACATAGAGAAATACCGCGGCAAATACAAGGCCGCAGGAGGCTGGCCAGGGGTGAGGGCTGAGAGATTCGAGCGTATGAAGAAGATGGGCATTATAGACCCGAGCTGGGATATATCTGAGCCCGATCAGGGCGTGCTGGACTGGAGCAGTGTTGATCAGGACGAGATGGACCTGCGTATGGCGGTGTATGCTGCTCAAATAGATTCAATGGATCAGAATATCGGCAAGCTGGTTGAAAAGCTCGAAGAGCTCGATATCAGAGACAACACCCTGATTATGTTCCTCGCTGATAACGGCGCCTGCGCAGAGCACTACAACAAAAAGGAAGGCAAAATAGGCTCGGCCGATTCTATGACTGCATACTGGCAGTCCTGGGCGAATGTGAGCAATGTTCCGTTCAGGAGATACAAACACTGGGCTCACGAAGGCGGCATCGCAACCCCCCTGATTGCAAACTGGCCGGCTCAAATCAAAAAGCATGGGATGATTACCCCGGAACCCGGACACATTACAGACATTATGGCAACCTGTCTCGACCTCGCCGACACGGCGTACCCCGAAACGTACGACGGCCATCAGATTACCCCGCTGGAAGGCAAGAGCCTCGCCCCGATTTTCACCAAAGGAACACGTCCGGGGCACGATTATATCTGCGTTGAGCATGAAGGGCATCGCTGCTGCAGGAAGGGCAAATGGAAATTAGTGGCTGTGGCCAATGAGCCATGGGAGCTGTATGATATGGAGGCAGACAGAACCGAAACGAATGATCTGGCAAGTGAGCATCCGGATAAGGTGGCAGAGCTGGAAGCCGATTACAACACATGGGCAGCAAAATGCAATGTCCGACCGCCTTCATACTGGTAG